GCCAACTGGGCGAACGGTACCCCGGGAAAGACGCACATCGTCGGTAACAACACGCTAGTCTACACGAAACAGAATTTGCTGCAAACTGGAACGTCCACCGTTTACACGTCGACCGTGTTCACCGCCACGACGACCATCGTCAACGCCTATTGTTTCTCATCCGTCGTTGACATTCTCGTACCTCCAGCACCTTGGTGCTCCTTCCGCAGGAAGCGATCCGCCATTGAAGAAGAGGAACAGTCAGCCATTTTATCAGTGGACGGTGAAACTATTAAACCATCACAGGttcaaaagtaaaaataataagaaacaaaaaaatttaaagataaTCAATTATTCAAAGGATTCTCAATTGATTTGGTGAATAATTTAGGATCTTGATGACAGTTATGCCATCATTGTCGGATTGCAATAAAGAGGCTACTATTCCGCTTGCTAGTTCCATGGTGGTACCTTCCATAGCGGACAACGCACGATCAAATGGAGGTGAGAACAAGGTGGAAGGTCGTTTCCTTAATGTAGTCACGACAGGAAGACCGACCACCACCGTGACCGTGACGGGTCTAACGGTCGTGACTGAGATCGCCATCACCGGCACAACCGCCGTCCAGTTCTTGGGTGGGACGTGCGTTCCCCGTTGTCTGCAAAATCTGCCAACCTGCGCCGTTTGAAACATCTGACATTTTCAGACCAAATGTAAACTGAAATTGACACGTTGAGTAACATTGGTCATTGATTAAACAATTTTGAAGTATGCAAATgaaaagttccaaatacatATGAAGACAAACGAGACATGATGGaacattttacgtcaatgcataacaa
This sequence is a window from Daphnia magna isolate NIES linkage group LG7, ASM2063170v1.1, whole genome shotgun sequence. Protein-coding genes within it:
- the LOC116927055 gene encoding uncharacterized protein LOC116927055 isoform X1, translating into MAVQQDDSVQQLESGRPVVPWAVYRGTPVVMRPNYQAVRPLMYADRPVFVKNGYYDDVQQQPSGVWPSGPLIATILPADFQRPLKPMKQSRPWIVESYYNQPQTTRNEEQPVRQTKPWFVPVVSQQSVIESIRITSENVPTRYQLIKPLIGLPEEVHYRRPIKQQRPWTSAVPSIQSSIAGTGQAEARVPFLANWANGTPGKTHIVGNNTLVYTKQNLLQTGTSTVYTSTVFTATTTIVNAYCFSSVVDILVPPAPWCSFRRKRSAIEEEEQSAILSVDGETIKPSQVQKILMTVMPSLSDCNKEATIPLASSMVVPSIADNARSNGGENKVEGRFLNVVTTGRPTTTVTVTGLTVVTEIAITGTTAVQFLGGTCVPRCLQNLPTCAV